One Thauera sp. K11 DNA window includes the following coding sequences:
- the metC gene encoding cystathionine beta-lyase — protein sequence MPEQHDDHFATRLSHLARPGTRVHGFVNPPLHRGSTVLVPSTAARRESWKHRYDQYLTYGLHGNETHHALENLIADIEGGTRCQVVSSGLAANCIALLAYLRHGEHCLIPDSVYGPVRSFCDGVLAGRMAVEVGYYRPDLAPAELEALVRPNTRVLYLESPGSHTFEIQDVPALAALARRRGLKVLMDNTWGLHFFQPFRHGVDVSIQALTKYAGGHADVLLGSIVTRSDEDWRAVRQTALLYGQYASPDDCWLTLRGLRTLNVRLRQQMASGLEVARWFAARPEVLRVLHPALPGAPGHDIWRRDFDGACSLFGVVFRPEFGETRIDAMIDALRLFGIGASWGGFESLALPTYGSVVRTAAPLDLGGPAVRFHVGLEEPADLIADLERAFGRLHEGAGPA from the coding sequence ATGCCCGAACAACACGACGACCACTTCGCCACCCGCCTGTCCCACCTCGCCCGCCCCGGCACGCGCGTGCACGGCTTCGTAAACCCGCCGCTGCACCGCGGCTCCACGGTGCTCGTCCCCTCGACCGCCGCGCGCCGCGAGAGCTGGAAGCACCGCTACGACCAGTACCTGACCTACGGCCTGCACGGCAACGAGACCCACCACGCGCTCGAGAACCTCATCGCCGACATCGAGGGCGGTACGCGCTGCCAGGTCGTGTCCTCCGGCCTGGCGGCCAACTGCATCGCGCTGCTCGCCTACCTTCGCCACGGCGAACACTGCCTGATCCCGGACAGCGTGTACGGGCCGGTGCGCAGCTTCTGCGACGGCGTGCTCGCCGGCCGCATGGCGGTCGAGGTCGGCTACTACCGGCCCGACCTGGCCCCGGCCGAACTCGAAGCGCTCGTCCGCCCGAACACCCGCGTGCTCTACCTCGAAAGCCCGGGTTCGCACACCTTCGAGATCCAGGACGTGCCCGCCCTTGCGGCGTTGGCGCGACGGCGCGGCCTCAAGGTCCTGATGGACAACACCTGGGGCCTGCACTTCTTCCAGCCCTTCCGGCACGGCGTCGACGTCTCCATCCAGGCGCTCACCAAGTACGCCGGCGGGCATGCCGACGTGCTGCTCGGCAGCATCGTCACCCGTTCGGACGAAGACTGGCGCGCGGTGCGGCAGACCGCGCTGCTCTACGGCCAGTACGCCAGCCCGGACGACTGCTGGCTCACCCTGCGCGGCCTGCGCACGCTCAACGTGCGCCTGCGGCAGCAGATGGCCTCCGGCCTGGAAGTGGCGCGCTGGTTCGCCGCCCGGCCCGAGGTGCTGCGCGTGCTGCACCCCGCCCTGCCCGGCGCGCCGGGCCACGACATCTGGCGGCGCGACTTCGACGGCGCATGCAGCCTGTTCGGCGTGGTGTTCCGGCCCGAATTCGGCGAGACGCGGATCGACGCCATGATCGACGCCCTGCGCCTGTTCGGCATCGGCGCTTCCTGGGGCGGCTTCGAGAGCCTGGCGCTGCCCACCTACGGCAGCGTCGTGCGGACCGCGGCCCCGCTGGACCTGGGC